In Spirochaeta thermophila DSM 6578, the DNA window CCACCACGGCAGCGGCGAGCCCCGAGATCATGTAAATGGCAAGCTTTATCTTTTTCACCCTCACCCCCGAGAGAAAGGCCGCTTCCTCGTTTCCTCCGATTGCGTAGAGTCGTCTTCCGAAAGAGGTGTACTGGAGCACGAAGTGAGCCACCACCGCGAGGACGATCATGACCCACACGGGGATGGGAATACCGAGGAAATCACCCTGACCCACGACGAGAAAGGGCTTCGGTATCTCGGTGATAGGCCATCCCTTGGTGAGGATGAGAATGGTCCCTCTGGCGAACGAAAGCATACCCAGGGTCACGATGAAGGGAGCGATCCCCACATACGAGATGAGCACACCGTTTATGAGGCCGAGGAGCACACCGCTTGCGAGGCCCACGAGCACGCTCAACCAGATGGGCAGCCCCATGGCCATGGCCCCCGCGGCGATGATGCCGGAGAGTCCCATGATCGAGCCCACGGAAAGGTCGATGCCTGCACTCAGTATCACGAAGAGTTCACCCATGGCCACGATGGCCACGAAAGATATCTGACGGAACACCAGATAGAGGTTGCTCCCGGTGAGAAACGTGGGGGCGAAGAACCAGATACCCGCCATGAGAAGGATGAGGGCGAGGAAGAT includes these proteins:
- a CDS encoding ABC transporter permease; the protein is MKETLVESRTGIVRRVFALRESAIFLALILLMAGIWFFAPTFLTGSNLYLVFRQISFVAIVAMGELFVILSAGIDLSVGSIMGLSGIIAAGAMAMGLPIWLSVLVGLASGVLLGLINGVLISYVGIAPFIVTLGMLSFARGTILILTKGWPITEIPKPFLVVGQGDFLGIPIPVWVMIVLAVVAHFVLQYTSFGRRLYAIGGNEEAAFLSGVRVKKIKLAIYMISGLAAAVVGVILVARFNSAQPDTGTGWELDAIAAAVIGGTSLSGGSGTVLGVLIGAAIMGVIRNGLVLMKVSPYWQTAIIGIIIVLAAVLDRIKNRRAA